A window of Xyrauchen texanus isolate HMW12.3.18 chromosome 10, RBS_HiC_50CHRs, whole genome shotgun sequence contains these coding sequences:
- the LOC127650815 gene encoding tumor necrosis factor-like codes for MSHENQILLDLEDGVLPVPQVMVSRRKAGSLKSSILQVCGALLAVALCAAAAVCFTYIKSQNNQDGENYLKHALRSYHHQANITAKTAIHLIGAYNAVVPKLEWKVNQDQAFSAGGLKLVNNEIIIPHDGIYFVYSQAFFNVRCTPDPDNTKDREIVHLSHTVSRYSDSYGSYKPLFNAVQSVCVQMPDSDQLWYNTIYLGAVFHLERHNHLCANISKNLLPHIETDHGKTFFGAFAL; via the exons ATGAGCCATGAGAATCAGATATTGTTAGATCTTGAAGATGGAGTGCTGCCCGTACCACAGGTGATGGTGTCAAGGAGGAAGGCTGGCTCTTTAAAGTCAAGCATATTGCAGGTGTGTGGAGCCCTCCTGGCGGTGGCCCTTTGTGCTGCTGCTGCGGTCTGCTTCACATACATCAAG TCACAGAACAATCAGGATGGTGAAAACT ACCTCAAACATGCATTGAGATCATATCACCATCAAGCAAATATCACTGCAAAGACTGCCATCCACTTAATCG GTGCATACAACGCTGTGGTGCCTAAACTGGAATGGAAAGTCAACCAGGACCAGGCTTTCTCTGCAGGTGGCCTGAAATTAGTAAATAACGAGATCATAATTCCTCATGACGGCATATACTTCGTCTACAGCCAGGCGTTTTTCAATGTCAGGTGCACGCCTGATCCCGATAACACTAAGGACCGTGAAATTGTGCATTTGAGCCACACAGTGTCACGCTATTCTGACTCGTATGGAAGCTACAAACCTCTTTTCAATGCGGTCCAGTCCGTCTGTGTCCAGATGCCTGACAGTGACCAGCTGTGGTATAACACAATATATCTTGGTGCAGTGTTCCATCTGGAGCGTCACAACCATTTGTGCGCTAACATAAGTAAAAATCTCTTACCCCACATCGAAACTGATCATGGCAAGACCTTCTTTGGTGCTTTTGCTCTATGA